In Rhizobium sp. ZPR4, a genomic segment contains:
- a CDS encoding helix-turn-helix domain-containing protein, with the protein MSDRSDAQASQPSPAITRAWIRLMRTQQIVLAAIEQDFKTAGLPPLGWYDVLLELERASDGKLRPYEIEERTLLAQHNLSRLLDRMEKADLVRREMFSEDGRGRWIVITEAGSVMRNRMWLVYATALQRHLGDKLDDAQADQLAGLLAMLSRKP; encoded by the coding sequence ATGTCCGATCGTTCAGATGCCCAAGCCTCGCAGCCGTCGCCCGCCATCACGCGCGCGTGGATACGACTGATGCGGACTCAACAGATCGTCCTTGCCGCGATCGAGCAGGATTTCAAGACGGCAGGCCTGCCACCACTCGGTTGGTACGACGTCCTGCTGGAGCTGGAGCGTGCCTCAGACGGCAAGCTGCGGCCCTATGAGATCGAGGAGCGTACGCTTCTCGCACAACATAACCTTTCCCGCCTGCTTGACCGGATGGAGAAGGCCGATCTTGTCCGCCGCGAGATGTTTTCCGAGGATGGCCGAGGCCGCTGGATCGTCATCACCGAAGCGGGGAGCGTCATGCGGAACCGCATGTGGTTAGTCTATGCCACGGCACTTCAACGCCACTTGGGCGACAAGCTGGACGATGCCCAGGCCGACCAACTGGCCGGGCTTTTGGCTATGCTCTCGCGCAAGCCGTGA
- a CDS encoding MarR family winged helix-turn-helix transcriptional regulator → MNSRINTDSLAFLVSDCARLIRAAFERRILVAGLGLTAGEARTLMQVAAINGSRQLDIASRMGLEPMTVSAFLDKLQARGLIERQPDPLDRRAKRIVLSEAADAKLRQIDREVCEVERNATQGFDEGLQVQLHDALCTFRSNLQKAEAPAEVERELRPVD, encoded by the coding sequence ATGAACAGCAGGATTAATACGGACTCACTCGCTTTTCTTGTAAGCGATTGTGCCCGACTGATCAGAGCGGCCTTCGAGCGACGCATTCTTGTCGCCGGGCTCGGGCTGACGGCGGGTGAAGCACGGACGCTGATGCAGGTTGCCGCCATCAATGGCAGTCGCCAGCTCGACATCGCCTCCCGTATGGGGTTGGAGCCGATGACGGTCAGCGCTTTTCTGGACAAGTTGCAGGCACGCGGCCTGATCGAACGCCAGCCCGATCCGCTCGACCGCCGCGCCAAGCGGATCGTGCTTTCGGAAGCTGCGGACGCCAAGCTCAGGCAAATCGACCGTGAAGTCTGCGAAGTCGAACGCAATGCGACACAGGGTTTCGACGAAGGTCTTCAAGTGCAACTGCATGATGCGCTCTGCACTTTTCGCAGCAATCTTCAGAAGGCCGAAGCACCTGCAGAAGTCGAACGGGAATTGAGGCCGGTGGATTAA
- the chrA gene encoding chromate efflux transporter — MKSSATATPETATSQPQGTAGEVFLAFLKLGLTSFGGPIAHLGYFRNELVIRRKWISEEGYADLVALCQFLPGPASSQVGFALGLLRGGFAGAFAAWTAFTLPSAILLVAFAMAAPAFGGSAGGGLLHGLKIVAVAVVAQAVWGMARNLTPDKERASIALAAVLIVVFVPSAIGQIMAIAAGAIAGLWFCRREMASTTHHVSFRVPRWIGLLCLACFFALLGLSPILSAVSGSQGVTLFSAFYRSGSLVFGGGHVVLPLLQAEVVNTGWVNADAFLAGYGAAQAVPGPLFTFAAYLGAVIGPAPYGLAGAAIALVAIFLPGLLLLVGTLPFWDSFRRYPLAQAAMRGASAAVVGILATALYNPVWTSAILRPYDFAAALVGFVLLVAWKAPPWVVVVLMGLAGIGLAFI; from the coding sequence GTGAAATCGTCGGCAACGGCAACTCCTGAGACCGCGACCAGCCAGCCGCAAGGCACGGCTGGCGAGGTTTTTCTTGCCTTCCTCAAACTTGGCCTCACGTCGTTTGGCGGTCCGATCGCTCACCTGGGATATTTCCGCAATGAACTGGTCATTCGCCGGAAATGGATAAGCGAGGAAGGCTATGCGGATCTGGTTGCCCTCTGCCAGTTTCTGCCAGGCCCGGCTTCTAGCCAGGTCGGGTTTGCCCTTGGCCTGCTGCGCGGCGGTTTTGCCGGTGCCTTCGCCGCATGGACGGCCTTTACCCTCCCTTCGGCGATCCTCCTCGTCGCTTTTGCGATGGCAGCACCCGCCTTTGGCGGATCGGCCGGAGGCGGCTTGCTGCATGGCCTCAAGATCGTCGCCGTCGCCGTGGTCGCGCAGGCGGTTTGGGGCATGGCGCGCAATCTGACGCCTGACAAGGAGCGGGCGAGCATTGCGCTGGCGGCCGTCCTGATCGTCGTCTTCGTGCCGAGCGCGATCGGGCAGATCATGGCGATCGCCGCCGGCGCCATCGCCGGATTATGGTTCTGCCGCCGCGAAATGGCGTCCACTACCCACCACGTCTCGTTCCGCGTTCCAAGATGGATCGGACTTTTATGCCTGGCGTGCTTCTTTGCGTTGCTCGGCCTGTCGCCGATCCTCTCGGCCGTCAGCGGGTCACAAGGCGTGACCCTGTTCAGCGCCTTCTATCGCTCCGGCTCGCTCGTCTTTGGCGGCGGGCATGTCGTGCTGCCACTCCTGCAGGCGGAGGTGGTCAATACCGGCTGGGTCAATGCCGACGCCTTCCTGGCTGGATATGGCGCTGCGCAAGCCGTACCGGGACCGCTCTTTACCTTCGCGGCCTATCTCGGCGCAGTGATAGGGCCTGCGCCGTACGGTCTTGCCGGGGCGGCAATCGCGCTTGTTGCAATTTTCCTGCCCGGCCTGCTGCTCTTGGTCGGCACTCTGCCATTCTGGGATAGTTTCCGTCGCTATCCCCTGGCACAAGCCGCCATGCGTGGCGCGAGTGCTGCTGTGGTCGGCATTCTCGCCACCGCGCTCTATAACCCGGTATGGACCAGCGCAATCCTAAGGCCGTATGATTTCGCCGCTGCCCTGGTCGGCTTCGTGCTGCTGGTCGCCTGGAAGGCGCCGCCCTGGGTCGTCGTAGTCTTGATGGGTCTGGCGGGCATAGGCCTCGCCTTCATTTGA
- the typA gene encoding translational GTPase TypA, with product MALRNIAIIAHVDHGKTTLVDELLKQSGSFRENQRVAERVMDSNDLEKERGITILAKATSVVWKDTRINIVDTPGHADFGGEVERILSMVDGAIVLVDAAEGPMPQTKFVVGKALKVGLRPIVAINKIDRPDARADEVINEVFDLFANLDATDEQLDFPILYGSGRNGWMNYSPEGPKDEGLGPLLDLVVKHVPEPTVGEGPFRMIGTILEANPFLGRIITGRIHSGSIKPNQAVKVLGADGNLIETGRISKILAFRGIERQPIEEAQAGDIVAIAGLSKGTVADTFCDPQVSEPLIAQPIDPPTVTMSFIVNDSPYAGTEGDKVTSRVIRDRLFKEAEGNVALKIEEAEGKDSFYVSGRGELQLAVLIETMRREGFELAVSRPRVVMHKDESGQLLEPIEEVVIDVDEEHSGIVVQKMSERKAEMAELRPSGGNRVRLVFWAPTRGLIGYQSELLTDTRGTAVMNRLFHDYQPYKGEIGGRVNGVLLANEAGEAVAYALFNLEDRGPMIIDAGEKVYAGMIIGIHSRDNDLEVNVLKGKKLTNIRAAGKDEAVKLTPPIRMTLDRALSWIQDDELVEVTPKSIRLRKMYLDPNERKRYEKARLA from the coding sequence ATGGCACTTCGCAACATCGCGATCATCGCGCACGTTGACCATGGGAAAACCACCCTCGTCGACGAGCTCCTGAAGCAGTCCGGCTCGTTCCGCGAGAACCAGCGCGTTGCCGAACGCGTCATGGATTCCAACGACCTGGAAAAGGAACGCGGCATCACCATTCTCGCCAAGGCGACCTCGGTCGTCTGGAAGGACACCCGCATCAACATCGTCGACACCCCCGGCCACGCCGACTTCGGCGGCGAAGTTGAGCGTATTCTTTCGATGGTGGATGGCGCGATCGTTCTCGTCGATGCTGCCGAAGGCCCGATGCCGCAGACCAAGTTCGTCGTCGGCAAGGCGCTCAAGGTCGGCCTGCGCCCGATCGTTGCGATCAACAAGATCGACCGTCCGGACGCCCGTGCCGACGAAGTCATCAACGAAGTGTTCGACCTCTTCGCCAATCTCGATGCCACCGACGAGCAGCTCGATTTCCCGATCCTCTACGGCTCCGGCCGTAACGGCTGGATGAACTATTCGCCCGAGGGCCCCAAGGACGAAGGTCTCGGCCCGCTTCTCGATCTCGTCGTCAAGCACGTTCCGGAGCCGACCGTCGGCGAAGGTCCGTTCCGCATGATCGGCACGATCCTCGAAGCCAACCCCTTCCTCGGCCGCATCATCACCGGCCGCATTCATTCCGGCTCGATCAAGCCGAACCAGGCCGTCAAGGTTCTCGGTGCTGACGGCAACCTCATCGAAACCGGCCGTATCTCGAAGATCCTCGCCTTCCGCGGCATCGAGCGTCAGCCGATCGAAGAAGCGCAGGCAGGTGATATCGTCGCCATCGCCGGCCTTTCCAAGGGCACCGTCGCCGACACCTTCTGCGACCCGCAGGTCAGCGAGCCGCTGATCGCACAGCCGATCGATCCGCCGACCGTCACCATGTCCTTCATCGTCAACGACAGCCCCTATGCGGGCACCGAAGGCGACAAGGTCACCTCGCGCGTCATCCGCGACCGCCTTTTCAAGGAAGCCGAGGGCAACGTCGCGCTGAAGATCGAAGAAGCCGAAGGCAAGGATTCGTTCTACGTATCCGGCCGCGGCGAATTGCAGCTCGCAGTTCTGATCGAAACGATGCGCCGCGAAGGCTTCGAGCTTGCCGTGTCGCGCCCGCGCGTCGTCATGCACAAGGACGAGAGCGGCCAGCTGCTCGAGCCGATCGAAGAAGTCGTCATCGACGTCGATGAAGAGCATTCCGGCATTGTCGTGCAGAAGATGTCCGAGCGTAAGGCCGAAATGGCCGAGCTGCGTCCTTCGGGCGGCAACCGCGTCCGTCTCGTCTTCTGGGCGCCGACCCGTGGCCTCATCGGCTACCAGTCGGAACTTCTGACTGACACCCGCGGCACGGCGGTCATGAACCGTCTGTTTCATGACTATCAGCCTTACAAGGGCGAAATCGGCGGCCGCGTAAACGGCGTTCTGCTTGCCAACGAAGCCGGCGAAGCCGTGGCCTACGCCCTGTTCAACCTGGAAGACCGCGGTCCGATGATCATCGACGCCGGCGAGAAGGTCTATGCCGGCATGATCATCGGCATCCACTCGCGCGACAACGATCTGGAAGTCAACGTGCTGAAGGGCAAGAAGCTCACCAACATCCGCGCCGCCGGCAAGGATGAAGCCGTGAAGCTGACCCCGCCGATCCGCATGACGCTCGACCGCGCGCTCTCCTGGATCCAGGACGACGAGCTGGTGGAAGTGACCCCGAAGTCGATCCGCCTCCGTAAGATGTATCTCGATCCGAACGAGCGCAAGCGTTACGAGAAGGCCCGTCTGGCCTGA
- a CDS encoding glutathione S-transferase family protein, whose translation MPDTKLVLVSHHLCPYVQRAAITLAEKGTPFEFRYVDLSAKPDWFLTISPLGKVPLLIVRQGDGVETVLFESAVICEYLEETQSGPRLHPADPLARARHRGWMEFGSSILSDLWGFETAKDEETFEAKRKALVGKFARVEAELKDGPFFAGEAFSLVDAVFAPIFRYFDVFDVITSTGVFDALPRVAAWRRELASRQSVRDAVTHDYPDRLKVFLVNHDAWLLQRAA comes from the coding sequence ATGCCTGATACGAAATTGGTTCTCGTCAGCCATCACCTGTGCCCCTATGTCCAACGAGCCGCCATCACGCTTGCTGAAAAGGGCACGCCATTCGAGTTCCGCTATGTCGATCTGTCGGCAAAGCCAGATTGGTTTCTGACCATTTCTCCGCTCGGCAAAGTACCGCTTCTGATCGTGCGGCAGGGCGACGGCGTGGAAACGGTCTTGTTCGAGAGTGCCGTGATCTGCGAATATCTCGAGGAAACCCAATCAGGTCCTCGGCTACATCCGGCCGATCCGCTGGCGCGTGCCCGGCATCGCGGCTGGATGGAATTCGGTTCTTCCATCCTTTCGGACTTGTGGGGATTTGAGACGGCCAAGGATGAGGAAACCTTTGAAGCCAAGCGGAAAGCGCTGGTCGGTAAGTTCGCGCGCGTCGAGGCGGAATTGAAAGATGGCCCCTTTTTCGCGGGCGAGGCGTTCAGCCTTGTCGATGCGGTCTTTGCGCCGATCTTCCGTTACTTTGACGTGTTCGATGTCATCACATCAACCGGCGTTTTCGATGCTCTGCCGCGTGTCGCGGCATGGCGCAGAGAATTGGCATCGCGGCAAAGTGTGCGAGATGCGGTGACGCATGATTATCCGGATCGTCTCAAAGTCTTCCTGGTGAATCACGATGCATGGCTGCTTCAGCGTGCCGCCTGA
- a CDS encoding LysE family translocator, with the protein MTQSLVVGAFLAALFYVLIPGPAFLALLGIGAGQGRKAGAFFVSGHLLGDLVWSTLALVAIVGAKTIGTFVFDLLGLLCGFYLAWIGWSAVTAKPKGDGKALVKVDRPFRRGLIFGVTNPKGYPVALATFTALVAGSAGALTFSALPLLLVVSFAGFITADLILISIIGAGAVRRFYRAHERLIVRCSGVLFMGFAAQALWHATPGLLGWRKA; encoded by the coding sequence ATGACGCAATCGCTCGTTGTCGGCGCCTTTCTCGCCGCGCTTTTCTATGTGCTTATTCCCGGCCCTGCCTTTCTGGCGCTGCTCGGCATAGGTGCCGGCCAGGGGCGCAAGGCGGGTGCATTCTTCGTCAGCGGCCATCTGCTTGGCGATCTTGTCTGGTCCACGCTCGCCTTGGTCGCCATTGTCGGCGCCAAAACCATCGGCACCTTCGTCTTCGATCTGCTTGGTTTGCTGTGCGGTTTCTATCTCGCCTGGATCGGCTGGAGTGCCGTGACCGCCAAGCCGAAGGGTGACGGCAAGGCGCTGGTCAAGGTCGACCGCCCCTTCCGTCGCGGCCTGATCTTCGGCGTTACCAATCCGAAGGGATATCCCGTTGCGCTGGCGACATTCACGGCCCTTGTTGCGGGCTCGGCCGGCGCGCTGACCTTCAGCGCCCTGCCGTTGCTGCTCGTGGTCTCTTTTGCCGGCTTCATAACGGCCGACCTCATTCTCATCAGCATCATCGGCGCAGGCGCCGTGCGCCGCTTCTATCGTGCGCATGAGCGGCTGATCGTGCGTTGTTCCGGCGTGCTGTTCATGGGCTTTGCGGCGCAGGCGCTCTGGCACGCCACGCCCGGCCTGCTCGGCTGGCGCAAAGCCTGA
- a CDS encoding M3 family metallopeptidase, which produces MSSLTAVNPALTEWSGHQGLPRFDAVKDTDFAPAFDAALASHEAEIDAIAGNSEVPTFANTVTTLEIAGDELSRISALFWNKAGAHTNETIQALEREIAPKMARHYSKIGTNAALFARLDALWEGRDALGLTLEETRVLERHWKGFVKSGAKLPKAEQERLSAINEKLAGLGAQFGQNVLADEKSWALLLSEEAELAGLPDYLREAMAAAARERGEEGKYAVTLSRSIIEPFLTSSERRDLREQAFNAWVARGANGGKTDNREIIRETLALRAEKAKLLGYANFAELKLDNTMAKTPAAVNDLLMTVWAKAAARAGEEEKDIAGLIAEEGRNHEVMPWDWRHYAEKIRTRKFDFSETELKPYLQLEKIIAACFDVAGRLFGIKAVEQKGVPAYHPDVRVFEIRDRSDRLVALFLGDYFARSSKRSGAWMSSFQSQHKLPLKNGHVGELPIIYNVCNFAKPAEGRPALLSLDDARTLFHEFGHALHGMLSNVTYPSVSGTGVSRDFVELPSQLYEHWLTVPAILKEYAVHYETGAPIPQALLDKVLAARTFNAGFNTVEFTSSALVDMAFHTRGAVEDPMAVQGEVLAEIGMPKSIVMRHATPHFQHVFAGDGYSAGYYSYMWSEVLDADAFAAFEETGNAFNPDMAAKLKGNIYSVGGSIDPEETYKAFRGKLPSPDAMLKKKGLAA; this is translated from the coding sequence ATGTCTTCCCTTACTGCCGTCAATCCCGCGCTCACCGAATGGAGCGGGCATCAGGGGCTGCCGCGTTTCGATGCGGTGAAGGATACGGATTTTGCACCTGCCTTCGATGCGGCGCTTGCATCGCATGAAGCCGAGATCGATGCGATCGCCGGCAACAGCGAGGTGCCGACCTTCGCCAACACGGTGACGACGCTAGAGATCGCCGGCGACGAGCTGTCGCGCATCTCGGCGCTCTTCTGGAACAAGGCTGGCGCTCACACCAACGAGACCATCCAGGCGCTGGAGCGCGAGATCGCGCCGAAGATGGCGCGGCATTATTCGAAAATCGGCACCAATGCGGCGCTCTTTGCCCGCCTCGATGCGCTCTGGGAGGGCCGTGATGCCCTTGGGCTGACGCTCGAGGAAACCCGCGTGCTGGAACGGCACTGGAAGGGCTTCGTCAAGTCGGGTGCCAAGCTGCCGAAGGCCGAGCAGGAGCGCTTGTCCGCCATCAATGAAAAGCTTGCTGGCCTCGGCGCGCAGTTCGGCCAGAACGTGCTGGCGGATGAAAAGAGCTGGGCACTGCTTTTGTCGGAAGAGGCCGAGCTTGCCGGTCTCCCGGACTATCTGCGCGAGGCGATGGCAGCGGCTGCGCGCGAACGCGGCGAGGAGGGCAAGTATGCCGTCACCCTGTCGCGCTCGATCATCGAACCCTTCCTGACGTCGTCCGAACGCCGCGATCTGCGTGAACAGGCTTTCAACGCCTGGGTGGCGCGTGGCGCCAATGGCGGCAAGACCGACAACCGCGAGATCATCCGCGAGACTTTGGCTTTGAGAGCGGAAAAGGCAAAGCTGCTTGGCTATGCCAACTTTGCCGAGCTCAAGCTCGACAACACCATGGCGAAGACGCCGGCAGCGGTGAACGATCTCCTGATGACCGTGTGGGCGAAGGCGGCCGCGCGCGCGGGAGAAGAGGAAAAGGATATTGCCGGGCTGATCGCCGAGGAGGGCCGCAATCACGAAGTGATGCCCTGGGACTGGCGGCACTATGCCGAGAAGATCCGGACACGGAAGTTCGATTTCTCCGAAACGGAGCTGAAGCCCTACCTGCAGCTCGAAAAGATCATCGCCGCCTGCTTCGATGTCGCCGGGCGTCTCTTCGGCATCAAGGCCGTCGAGCAGAAGGGCGTTCCCGCCTATCATCCAGACGTGCGCGTCTTCGAGATCCGCGACCGCTCCGACAGGCTCGTCGCCCTCTTCCTCGGCGATTATTTCGCCCGCAGCTCGAAGCGCTCCGGCGCCTGGATGAGCTCGTTCCAATCGCAGCATAAGCTGCCACTGAAGAACGGCCATGTCGGCGAGCTGCCGATCATCTACAATGTCTGCAACTTCGCCAAACCGGCGGAAGGCCGGCCGGCGCTGCTGTCACTCGACGATGCGCGCACGCTGTTCCACGAATTCGGTCACGCGCTGCACGGAATGCTTTCGAACGTCACCTATCCCTCGGTTTCGGGCACCGGTGTTTCCCGTGATTTCGTCGAACTGCCGTCGCAACTCTACGAACATTGGCTGACCGTTCCCGCCATCCTCAAGGAATACGCCGTTCATTACGAAACCGGTGCCCCGATCCCGCAGGCGCTGCTCGACAAGGTGCTGGCGGCCCGCACCTTCAATGCCGGCTTCAATACCGTTGAGTTCACCTCCTCGGCCCTGGTGGACATGGCGTTCCACACGCGCGGCGCGGTCGAAGATCCGATGGCGGTGCAGGGCGAAGTGCTGGCTGAGATCGGCATGCCGAAGTCGATCGTCATGCGCCATGCGACGCCGCACTTCCAGCACGTGTTTGCCGGCGATGGCTATTCGGCCGGCTACTATTCCTACATGTGGTCGGAGGTGCTCGATGCGGATGCCTTCGCCGCCTTCGAGGAAACCGGCAATGCCTTCAATCCGGACATGGCGGCGAAACTCAAAGGCAACATTTATTCCGTCGGCGGTTCGATCGACCCGGAAGAGACCTACAAGGCCTTCCGCGGCAAGCTGCCGAGCCCGGATGCGATGCTGAAGAAGAAGGGGCTGGCAGCCTGA